In the Brassica napus cultivar Da-Ae chromosome A7, Da-Ae, whole genome shotgun sequence genome, one interval contains:
- the LOC106428685 gene encoding uncharacterized protein LOC106428685: MTFVYGDPVLGRREQVWERLTRFSTTRNGPWFMIGDFNEITGHNEKEGGRQRPDSSFLPFKQMLNDCGMLEFPFTGNMLSWVGKRAGGATVRCRLDRAVGNADWHEKFPHSTVKYMRLWGSDHRPILADILIKPIRRSKKFKFDKRWLDDDELRQVILDGWKSPDLPPNATIMEHISSCRKALSEWRRQHNVNSAKLVEELKEKVEGLYADDNATTEEIAAALKDLSDALKAEELFWKQKSRVFWLREGDRNTKFFHALTKQRRARNKITQLLDANGAVVEDEEGLVAIATSYFRQIFESSDPEDIEDALSQVPSTITGDMNDNLTAPVSEWEIKLALFAMHPEKAPGPDGMTALFYQKFWDIVKEDLTLMVNKFLFEGTMANGLNDTNICLIPKTTRPNEMAQFRPISLCNVSYKIISKVLCQRLKKVLPGLISETQSAFVAGRQISDNIMIAQEMFHALRTKPSGRSKRMAIKTDMSKAYDRMEWSFIEAVMRKMGFSEIWIAWIMRCITSVKYKRINAATRQQLKDVLGIQNEGGMGTYLGIPEDISGSKCKLFAFLKDKLMHRVNGWTGRWLSKGGKEVLIKSILLALPTYVMSTFLLPLEICENLASAIAQFWWSSNPPKRGIHWAKWEKVCLPREEGGIGFRMIHEFNLALLAKQLWRLLQFPDSLVARVLKGRYYRLSSPLRVDTANNPSYVWTSIIAARKLLLLGIRQKIHSGYEVKVWGDPWIPTTPARPANSIAPVMHPNMRVSDLIDQVSKEWNIGLLESYVIPEDIPLIRSLAISSTHRRDTFCWNYTKNGQYTVKSGYWVAQNVLKPAAEKEVIEPSITKLQAFAWKVEAPKKICHLIWQLLTGHVAVTRNLTRRNMRCDNYCPRCGELEETVTHAFFECPPALQVWSLSSTPTSPDIFPVSSVYTNMDYLFWRKNSIIEPERDRDPYPWILWYIWKARNDKLFRGIDRDPLELVRHAESECHAWFDANEAVQLVLQPVVQANIPGIAQVIRLGNICLLDGSWTSSAHFSGCGWVWMDSVGNIQLMGTKNFTRRESALHSEVEALRLQGADCNVKGPSRLAKLCDRIGENRDITDMLSGLQHHSCSTGAQSDFRFFS, from the exons atgacgtttgtttatggGGACCCTGTACTAGGAAGACGTGAAcaagtttgggaacgtcttacgcgttttTCAACCACACGAAATGGACCTTGGTTCATGATAGGAGACTTTAATGAAATCACAGGTCATAATGAGAAAGAAGGTGGGCGACAACGTCCCGATAGCTCATTCCTTCCCTTTAAGCAGATGCTTAATGACTGTGGGATGTTAGAGTTTCCTTTTACGGGGAATATGCTCTCCTGGGTAGGGAAGAGAGCAGGAGGAGCAACTGTTCGATGTCGTTTAGATAGAGCAGTGGGCAATGCAGACTGGCATGAAAAGTTTCCTCACTCGACTGTGAAGTATATGAGGCTATGGGGATCGGACCATCGTCCGATCCTTGCAGACATACTCATAAAGCCAATAAGGAGATCGAAAAAGTTTAAGTTTGATAAAAGATGGCTGGATGATGACGAGCTAAGGCAAGTTATTCTTGATGGATGGAAATCTCCTGATCTTCCTCCTAATGCGACTATTATGGAACATATTTCCAGTTGTAGAAAAGCCTTGAGTGAATGGAGGAGACAACATAATGTGAACTCGGCCAAATTAGTGGAGGAGCTTAAGGAAAAAGTGGAGGGTCTGTATGCTGATGATAATGCAACAACTGAGGAAATTGCAGCAGCGCTGAAGGATCTCTCTGATGCTCTTAAAGCAGAAGAATTATTCTGGAAACAGAAGAGTCGGGTGTTTTGGCTGAGGGAAGGGGAcagaaatacaaaattttttcATGCCTTAACAAAGCAAAGGAGAGCGAGAAATAAGATTACACAGCTCCTAGATGCGAATGGAGCCGTAGTTGAGGACGAAGAAGGattagtagccattgctactagttaCTTTAGACAGATCTTTGAATCATCGGATCCAGAAGACATTGAAGATGCACTTTCTCAGGTTCCATCGACGATCACTGGAGATATGAACGACAATCTTACAGCCCCGGTTTCTGAATGGGAGATCAAACTAGCGCTCTTTGCTATGCATCCGGAAAAGGCCCCAGGTCCAGATGGGATGACTGCACTTTTCTATCAGAAATTCTGGGATATTGTAAAGGAGGATTTAACtcttatggttaataaattcCTTTTTGAGGGGACGATGGCGAATGGActgaatgatacaaatatatgtcttaTCCCGAAAACAACGAGGCCCAATGAAATGGCCCAGTTTAGACCCATCAGCTTATGTAACGTCAGttacaagataatctctaaggtcttatgccagagaTTAAAGAAAGTGCTACCAGGACTGATATCGGAGACtcagtcagcctttgttgctgggAGACAGATCTCAGATAACATTATGATTGCTCAGGAGATGTTCCATGCTCTTAGAACTAAACCTAGTGGACGTAGTAAAAGGATGGCTATCAAGACAGATATGAGTAAGGCGTATGATAGGATGGAATGGTCCTTTATTGAAGCTGTCATGCGCAAAATGGGGTTCTCAGAGATATGGATTGCCTGGATAATGCGTTGTATTACGTCGGTGAAATATAAG cggATTAATGCGGCTACTAGACAACAGCTTAAAGATGTGCTTGGAATACAGAAtgaaggaggaatgggaacTTACCTTGGTATCCCAGAAGACATAAGTGGATCTAAGTGCAAACTTTTTGCATTTCTGAAAGATAAGTTGATGcatagagtgaatggatggacaGGCAGATGGCTCTCAAAAGGTGGAAAGGAAGTGTTGATTAAATCCATTTTGCTTGCCCTACCGACGTACGTTATGTCTACCTTTCTGCTCCCATTAGAGATTTGTGAAAATCTTGCCAGTGCCATTGCACAGTTCTGGTGGAGTTCAAATCCACCAAAGAGAGGGATACACTGGGCGAAGTGGGAGAAAGTTTGTTTACCAAGAGAGGAGGGTGGAATTGGTttccgtatgatccatgagttcaaTCTGGCCCTGTTGGCTAAACAATTATGGAGGCTACTTCAGTTCCCTGATTCCCTAGTTGCACGGGTTTTGAAGGGAAGATACTATAGATTGAGCTCTCCACTAAGAGTGGATACTGCTAACAACCCATCCTATGTGTGGACGAGCATTATTGCAGCCAGGAAATTGTTACTACTAGGGATCAGACAGAAAATTCATTCCGGATATGAAGTTAAGGTGTGGGGAGATCCGTGGATTCCAACGACCCCCGCGAGACCAGCTAACTCCATAGCGCCAGTCATGCACCCTAATATGCGAGTCAGCGATCTTATTGATCAAGTATCGAAGGAATGGAATATTGGTCTATTGGAGAGTTACGTCATCCCTGAGGACATACCTCTCATAAGGAGTTTAGCCATAAGCTCGACTCATCGCCGAGATACTTTCTGCTGGAACTACACAAAGAATGGCCAATATACGGTTAAATCTGGTTATTGGGTGGCACAAAATGTATTAAAACCAGCAGCGGAGAAAGAAGTTATAGAGCCGAGCATCACAAAGctccaagcctttgcttggaaggtaGAGGCGCCAaagaagatatgtcatcttatatggcaattgttGACTGGTCATGTGGCTGTAACGAGGAACTTGACAAGACGCAATATGAGGTGTGACAATTACTGTCCAAGATGCGGAGAATTAGAGGAAACTGTGACCCATGCATTTTTTGAATGTCCGCCAGCTCTTCAAGTCTGGTCATTATCATCGACTCCAACAAGCCCTGATATATTTCCGGTATCAAGTGTCTACACAAATATGGATTATCTGTTTTGGAGGAAGAATAGCATCATCGAGCCAGAAAGAGacagggatccttatccctggatattatggtacatttggaaggctagAAATGACAAACTCTTCAGAGGAATAGATAGAGATCCATTGGAGCTAGTTCGACACGCAGAGAGTGAATGTCATGCATGGTTTGATGCTAATGAAGCGGTGCAACTAGTGTTACAACCAGTGGTTCAAGCTAATATCCCTGGGATAGCCCAAGTCATACGTTTGGGTAATATATGCTtgctagatggatcttggacatctTCTGCTCACTTTAGCGGATGCGGCTGGGTATGGATGGACAGTGTTGGGAATATTCAACTTATGGGAACAAAGAATTTCACTCGACGTGAATCAGCTTTgcattcggaagtagaagcactgcg ACTGCAAGGAGCTGATTGCAATGTTAAAGGACCCTCAAGattggccaagctttgcgacaGAATTGGAGAGAATAGAGACATTACAGATATGCTTTCCGGACTTCAGCATCATTCATGTTCCACGGGCGCGCAatcagatttcagattttttagctaa
- the LOC106428724 gene encoding isocitrate dehydrogenase [NAD] regulatory subunit 2, mitochondrial isoform X1, with translation MSRRQSLSLLKNLGRLTTGSQTQTRSVTYMPRPGDGKPRPVTLIPGDGVGPLVTNAVEQVMEAMHAPVYFEPFDVHGDMKSLPEGLLESIKKNKVCLKGGLKTPVGGGVSSLNVNLRKELDLFASLVNCFNLPGLESRHENVDIVVIRENTEGEYAGLEHEVVPGVVESLKVITKFCSERIAKYAFEYAYLNNRKKVTAVHKANIMKLADGLFLESCQEVAKKYPSIAYNEIIVDNCCMQLVARPEQFDVMVTPNLYGNLVANTAAGIAGGTGVMPGGNVGAEYAVFEQGASAGNVGKDTTEEQKNANPVALLLSSAMMLRHLQFPSFADRLETAVKRVIAEGKCRTEDLGGKSTTQEVVDAVISKLD, from the exons ATGTCTCGCCGCCAATCTCTCTCCCTACTGAAGAATCTCGGTAGATTAACAACCGGGTCCCAAACCCAGACCCGATCCGTGACTTACATGCCCAGACCCGGTGACGGGAAGCCACGACCCGTGACGTTGATCCCCGGAGACGGAGTAGGTCCTCTGGTGACAAACGCGGTGGAGCAAGTGATGGAGGCGATGCACGCTCCCGTCTACTTCGAGCCCTTCGACGTTCACGGAGACATGAAGAGTTTGCCGGAGGGGTTGCTGGAGTCGATCAAGAAGAACAAGGTTTGTCTGAAAGGAGGGCTCAAGACTCCCGTCGGTGGAGGTGTGAGCTCGCTGAATGTTAACTTGAGGAAGGAGCTTGATCTCTTTGCTTCTTTGGTCAACTGTTTCAATTTGCCTGGGTTAGAGTCTCGGCATGAGAACGTTGATATAGTGGTGATTAGGGAGAATACTGAAGGTGAGTATGCAGGGCTTGAGCATGAAGTTGTTCCTGGTGTTGTTGAGAGCCTTAAG GTGATTACAAAGTTTTGTTCCGAGCGTATTGCAAAGTATGCGTTCGAGTACGCCTACTTGAACAACAGGAAGAAAGTTACGGCAGTGCACAAGGCCAACATCATGAAACTCGCTGATGGTTTGTTCCTGGAATCTTGTCAAGAGGTTGCTAAGAAGTATCCAAGCATCGCCTACAATGAGATCATTGTTGATAACTGCTGTATGCAACTTGTAGCTAGACCAGAGCAATTTGACGTCATG GTGACACCCAATCTCTATGGTAATCTAGTTGCAAACACTGCTGCTGGTATTGCTGGAGGCACTGGAGTCATGCCTGGAG GAAATGTTGGAGCGGAGTATGCAGTGTTTGAGCAAGGAGCATCAGCAGGGAACGTGGGGAAGGACACGACGGAAGAGCAGAAGAATGCAAACCCTGTGGCGTTGCTGCTCTCATCAGCCATGATGCTTAGGCATCTTCAGTTCCCTTCTTTTGCTGATAGGCTTGAAACCGCGGTGAAGCGTGTCATCGCTGAAGGAAAATGCAGGACTGAAGATCTTGGCGGAAAGAGTACAACTCAAGAGGTCGTTGATGCCGTCATTTCAAAATTGGATTGA
- the LOC106428724 gene encoding isocitrate dehydrogenase [NAD] regulatory subunit 2, mitochondrial isoform X2: protein MSRRQSLSLLKNLGRLTTGSQTQTRSVTYMPRPGDGKPRPVTLIPGDGVGPLVTNAVEQVMEAMHAPVYFEPFDVHGDMKSLPEGLLESIKKNKVCLKGGLKTPVGGGVSSLNVNLRKELDLFASLVNCFNLPGLESRHENVDIVVIRENTEGEYAGLEHEVVPGVVESLKFCSERIAKYAFEYAYLNNRKKVTAVHKANIMKLADGLFLESCQEVAKKYPSIAYNEIIVDNCCMQLVARPEQFDVMVTPNLYGNLVANTAAGIAGGTGVMPGGNVGAEYAVFEQGASAGNVGKDTTEEQKNANPVALLLSSAMMLRHLQFPSFADRLETAVKRVIAEGKCRTEDLGGKSTTQEVVDAVISKLD, encoded by the exons ATGTCTCGCCGCCAATCTCTCTCCCTACTGAAGAATCTCGGTAGATTAACAACCGGGTCCCAAACCCAGACCCGATCCGTGACTTACATGCCCAGACCCGGTGACGGGAAGCCACGACCCGTGACGTTGATCCCCGGAGACGGAGTAGGTCCTCTGGTGACAAACGCGGTGGAGCAAGTGATGGAGGCGATGCACGCTCCCGTCTACTTCGAGCCCTTCGACGTTCACGGAGACATGAAGAGTTTGCCGGAGGGGTTGCTGGAGTCGATCAAGAAGAACAAGGTTTGTCTGAAAGGAGGGCTCAAGACTCCCGTCGGTGGAGGTGTGAGCTCGCTGAATGTTAACTTGAGGAAGGAGCTTGATCTCTTTGCTTCTTTGGTCAACTGTTTCAATTTGCCTGGGTTAGAGTCTCGGCATGAGAACGTTGATATAGTGGTGATTAGGGAGAATACTGAAGGTGAGTATGCAGGGCTTGAGCATGAAGTTGTTCCTGGTGTTGTTGAGAGCCTTAAG TTTTGTTCCGAGCGTATTGCAAAGTATGCGTTCGAGTACGCCTACTTGAACAACAGGAAGAAAGTTACGGCAGTGCACAAGGCCAACATCATGAAACTCGCTGATGGTTTGTTCCTGGAATCTTGTCAAGAGGTTGCTAAGAAGTATCCAAGCATCGCCTACAATGAGATCATTGTTGATAACTGCTGTATGCAACTTGTAGCTAGACCAGAGCAATTTGACGTCATG GTGACACCCAATCTCTATGGTAATCTAGTTGCAAACACTGCTGCTGGTATTGCTGGAGGCACTGGAGTCATGCCTGGAG GAAATGTTGGAGCGGAGTATGCAGTGTTTGAGCAAGGAGCATCAGCAGGGAACGTGGGGAAGGACACGACGGAAGAGCAGAAGAATGCAAACCCTGTGGCGTTGCTGCTCTCATCAGCCATGATGCTTAGGCATCTTCAGTTCCCTTCTTTTGCTGATAGGCTTGAAACCGCGGTGAAGCGTGTCATCGCTGAAGGAAAATGCAGGACTGAAGATCTTGGCGGAAAGAGTACAACTCAAGAGGTCGTTGATGCCGTCATTTCAAAATTGGATTGA
- the LOC106428674 gene encoding putative glycerol-3-phosphate transporter 5, whose protein sequence is MQSKIVGGGLPPAFSLFPSLNKTFTFHQILVLIITFLAYASFHASRKPPSIVKSVLGPSVNEDSNSPIDNGWAPFNGTEGTQRLGELDLAFLSSYALGMYFAGHLGDRIDLRLFLVFGMMGSGILTVVFGLGYWMNVHLLGFYMTVQIVCGLFQSIGWPCVVSVVGNWCGKEKRGLIMGVWNSHTSVGNIVGSVVASSVLDSGWGWSFALPGGLVIVSGLVVFMCLVVSPHDLGFEEPGKEIEMSLAAETVVVEDKEDDDVGLLETVNLDDGDDSLSAIGFLEAWKLPGVAPFAFCLFFSKLVAYTFLYWLPYYLRHQAVAGVYISHKTAGILSTVFDIGGVFGGISAGFISDKIKARALTSVAFLSLSIPVLIMYRVYGSVSMFINIGLMFISGLLVNGPYALITTAVAADLGTQDSIKGNGRALATVTAIIDGTGSVGAALGPLLAGYISSRGWNSVFFMLIVSIFFAGLFLVRLAKAEIKEMSSSGELIASSGP, encoded by the exons ATGCAATCCAAGATCGTCGGCGGCGGCTTACCTCCGGCGTTTTCTCTCTTCCCAAGCTTAAACAAAACCTTCACATTCCACCAAATCCTCGTCCTCATCATCACCTTCCTAGCCTACGCTTCGTTCCACGCCTCTCGCAAACCTCCGAGCATCGTCAAGAGCGTCCTCGGACCTTCCGTCAACGAAGATTCAAACTCTCCGATCGACAACGGATGGGCTCCGTTCAACGGAACCGAAGGAACGCAGAGACTCGGCGAGCTCGATCTAGCGTTCCTTTCTTCCTACGCTCTCGGTATGTATTTCGCAGGACATTTAGGAGATAGGATCGATCTGAGGCTGTTTCTCGTGTTTGGGATGATGGGGAGTGGGATCCTCACCGTTGTCTTCGGGTTAGGGTACTGGATGAACGTGCATCTCCTCGGCTTTTACATGACTGTTCAGATCGTTTGTGGGTTGTTTCAATCTATTGGGTGGCCTTGTGTTGTCTCTGTGGTTGGCAACTGGTGTGGGAAGGAGAAGCGTGGGTTGATCATGGGTGTCTGGAACTCTCATACATCTGTTGGGAACATTGTTGGTTCCGTTGTTGCTTCTTCCGTGCTTGATTCCGGATGGGGATGGTCTTTTGCTTTGCCTGGTGGGTTGGTGATTGTGTCTGGATTGGTTGTGTTTATGTGTCTTGTTGTCAGTCctcatgatttggggtttgaaGAGCCTGGGAAGGAGATTGAGATGAGTTTAGCTGCTGAGACTGTAGTGGTGGAGGACAAGGAGGATGATGATGTTGGGCTTCTTGAAACTGTGAATTTAGATGATGGTGATGATTCTTTGTCAGCTATTGGGTTTCTTGAAGCGTGGAAGTTACCTGGTGTTGCTCCTTTTGCTTTCTGCTTGTTCTTCTCGAAGCTCGTCGCTTACACGTTCCTCTATTGGTTACCATACTACTTAAGGCACCAAG CTGTTGCGGGTGTTTATATCTCCCACAAAACCGCTGGGATTCTCTCGACAGTATTTGACATTGGAGGAGTGTTTGGTGGGATATCAGCAGGGTTCATTTCCGACAAGATCAAAGCCCGTGCACTCACATCAGTCGCGTTCTTGTCGCTATCCATACCTGTCTTGATTATGTACAGAGTCTATGGGAGTGTGTCCATGTTCATCAACATCGGTTTGATGTTTATATCAGGTTTACTAGTAAACGGTCCTTACGCACTCATAACCACAGCAGTTGCAGCTGATCTTGGAACACAGGACTCAATTAAAGGGAACGGCAGGGCGTTGGCGACGGTAACAGCTATTATAGACGGTACTGGCTCCGTTGGGGCGGCTCTGGGACCGTTGCTTGCTGGTTATATATCGAGCAGAGGGTGGAATAGTGTTTTCTTTATGCTTATTGTTTCGATTTTCTTTGCGGGTTTGTTCTTGGTTCGGCTTGCAAAAGCTGAGATTAAAGAGATGAGTAGTTCTGGCGAATTGATAGCGTCTAGTGGTCCTTAA
- the LOC106428728 gene encoding lysM domain-containing GPI-anchored protein 2, translated as MKTSCFTLPFLLIAFSFLLTLSAQMTGNFKCGEPGDSPSTCRSLVGYSSKQATTYGNIQTLFAVKKLRSILEANNLPLSTPRAQGVNPNQVVRVPISCSCSNGTGVSNRTPVYTVKKGDTLFFIASEIFGGLVRYQRISDLNKIPDASEIDVGQRFWIPLPCSCDEVNGQNVVHYAHVVKSGSSLGEIASQFGTDNKTLAQLNGISGDAQLLADYPLNVPLRACNTSLREESLDAKMLLPNSSYSITANNCIRCSCEAANNWTLSCEASQLKPSSTWQTCPSPQCEGAESLFVGNTTNTSCGPRSCAYAGYSNQTIFTALSPDPCSGSGGNSSGPPGNYASTFSSSFSFAMVLIQCALICLCLL; from the exons atgaaaacttcctGTTTTACCCTTCCCTTTCTTCTCATCGCCTTCTCCTTCCTCCTCACCCTCTCCGCCCAAATGACCGGAAACTTCAAATGCGGCGAACCAGGTGACTCACCCTCCACGTGTCGCTCCCTCGTCGGTTACTCAAGCAAGCAAGCCACAACCTATGGCAATATCCAAACCCTCTTCGCCGTCAAGAAGCTCCGTTCGATCCTCGAAGCCAACAACCTCCCACTCTCCACCCCTCGCGCTCAGGGCGTGAACCCGAACCAGGTCGTACGCGTCCCGATCTCTTGCTCTTGCTCCAACGGAACCGGCGTATCGAACCGGACTCCGGTTTACACCGTCAAGAAGGGAGACACGCTCTTCTTCATCGCATCTGAGATTTTCGGAGGGTTGGTTCGGTACCAGAGGATCAGTGACCTGAACAAGATTCCCGACGCAAGCGAGATCGATGTCGGTCAGAGGTTTTGGATACCTTTGCCTTGTAGCTGCGATGAAGTAAACGGTCAAAATGTTGTCCACTATGCACACGTGGTCAAATCCGGAAGCTCCCTCGGTGAGATCGCTTCTCAGTTTGGAACTGACAACAAGACGTTGGCTCAGCTCAATGGGATCTCTGGCGATGCTCAGCTCCTCGCTGACTACCCTCTTAACGTCCCTCTCAGAG CTTGTAACACTTCCTTGAGGGAGGAGTCGTTGGACGCCAAAATGCTTCTACCTAACAGCTCATACTCCATCACTGCAAACAATTGCATCAGGTGTTCTTGTGAAGCTGCAAACAATTGGAC TTTAAGCTGTGAAGCCTCTCAGCTTAAGCCTTCGTCGACCTGGCAAACTTGCCCGTCTCCACAATGTGAAGGAGCAGAGAGTTTGTTTGTAGGTAACACGACAAATACCTCTTGCGGACCTCGTTCTTGCGCCTATGCTGGTTACTCCAACCAGACAATCTTCACAGCCCTTTCTCCAGATCCCTGTTCAG GTTCTGGTGGTAATAGTTCTGGACCTCCTGGCAACTATGCTTCAACGTTCAGCTCAAGTTTCAGTTTCGCGATGGTGTTAATTCAGTGTGCTCTGATCTGTCTATGTCTTCTCTAG
- the BNAA07G03180D gene encoding uncharacterized protein BNAA07G03180D: MAIYFHVRSNSFPSRVHPQAAHVDEQLIRLRSSEEASTSSSSSICQRLNNLQELQQSLEKLIHLPATEHALAQEQNKKATEQLLDGSLRILDLCNISRDALSQMKEGLMEIQSILRRKRGDLSGEIKKYLASRRSLKKSFQKVVKSLKVKQDLKCNDDSLAVFEEAEAISVNIFDSLFCFMSGSKTCSKWSLVSKLINQKKVSYEAQGNEFTKVDSEFQSEKTLKMEDGQNLESCIQDLEDGLESLSKSLIKYRVSILNILGQ, from the coding sequence ATGGCAATCTATTTCCATGTTCGCTCTAACAGTTTCCCTTCTAGAGTTCACCCACAAGCTGCTCATGTGGATGAGCAGTTGATTCGTTTGAGATCTTCTGAGGAAGCGTCAACATCTTCAAGCTCTTCAATCTGTCAAAGACTTAACAACCTTCAAGAGCTTCAACAATCTCTTGAAAAACTTATTCACTTACCTGCCACAGAGCATGCTCTAGCTCAAGAGCAGAACAAGAAAGCCACCGAGCAACTTCTTGATGGATCTCTCAGGATCTTGGATCTATGCAACATTTCCAGGGACGCTTTGTCGCAGATGAAAGAAGGTCTCATGGAGATCCAATCCATTCTAAGAAGAAAGCGTGGAGATCTATCAGGAGAGATTAAAAAATACTTAGCCTCAAGAAGATCTCTCAAGAAGTCATTCCAAAAGGTCGTCAAGAGTTTGAAGGTCAAACAAGACCTGAAGTGCAACGATGACTCTTTGGCTGTGTTTGAAGAAGCAGAAGCTATCAGCGTGAACATTTTTGATTCTCTCTTCTGCTTTATGTCTGGATCAAAGACTTGTAGCAAATGGTCATTGGTCTCAAAGTTGATTAACCAGAAAAAAGTTTCATATGAAGCTCAAGGCAACGAATTCACAAAGGTGGACTCCGAATTCCAGTCTGAGAAGACCTTGAAGATGGAGGACGGTCAGAACCtagagtcatgcattcaagatCTTGAAGATGGACTTGAATCTCTCTCTAAGTCTTTGATCAAATACAGAGTTTCAATTCTTAACATCTTAGGCCAATAA
- the BNAA07G03190D gene encoding uncharacterized protein BNAA07G03190D translates to MAASFHVRSNSFPSRTHPQAAHVDEQLARLRSSEEASTSSTYSICKRIDNLQELHESLAKLICLPVTQHALAQGQNKKAVEQLLDGSLRILDLCNISKEALSQMKEGLMEIQSILRRKRGDLSGEVKKYLASRKFLKKTFQKVQKPLKLARDGESLAVFGEAEVVTIALFDSLFSYMYGSKICGKWSLVSKLMSQKRVSCEAQENEFTRVDSEFQSEKTMKIEDVQILVSCIQDLEDGVESLSKSLIKYRVSILNTLGQ, encoded by the coding sequence ATGGCAGCCTCTTTCCACGTTCGCTCTAACAGTTTCCCTTCTAGAACACACCCACAAGCCGCTCATGTCGATGAGCAGTTGGCCAGATTGAGATCATCTGAGGAAGCCTCAACATCTTCTACCTATTCAATCTGCAAAAGAATTGACAACCTCCAAGAGCTACATGAGTCACTTGCCAAGCTTATTTGCCTACCCGTCACACAACATGCTCTAGCTCAAGGACAGAACAAGAAAGCCGTCGAGCAGCTTCTTGATGGATCACTAAGGATCTTGGATTTGTGCAACATTTCTAAGGAAGCTTTATCGCAGATGAAAGAGGGTCTCATGGAGATCCAATCGATTCTACGAAGAAAGCGAGGAGATTTATCAGGAGAGGTGAAGAAATACTTAGCCTCAAGAAAGTTCCTCAAGAAGACATTCCAGAAAGTACAAAAGCCCTTGAAGCTTGCACGAGATGGAGAATCTTTGGCTGTCTTTGGAGAAGCAGAAGTTGTTACAATTGCTCTGTTTGATTCTCTTTTCAGCTACATGTATGGATCAaagatttgtggcaaatggtcACTTGTCTCAAAGCTAATGAGCCAGAAAAGAGTTTCATGTGAAGCACAAGAAAATGAATTCACAAGGGTTGATTCTGAATTTCAATCTGAAAAGACCATGAAGATAGAAGATGTTCAGATTCTAGTATCATGCATTCAAGATCTTGAAGATGGAGTTGAATCACTTTCAAAGTCATTGATCAAATATAGAGTCTCAATTCTTAACACATTAGGCCAATAA